TCGGCCCTGCCCTCGGAGGGTTTATTTACGCCGTCGGAGGCATCAAGCTGGCCATCCTCATCAACGCGGTCAGCTTCTTTGGCTCGGGACTGTTTGAGATACTGATAAGGTACGAGTGGCGTACGAAGGAATTGGAGAGCTTTTCCCAGGTTATCGAGGACCTCAAAGAGGGCATCGGCTTTCTCCGCTCTAACAGATATCTCTCGACCCTTATGTTCTTCGCCCTCTTTATGATAGCCCTCGGTCAGCCCTTTGGGGCCGTAATCATGCCGTACTCCTACAGAGAAGTGCTGAAGTTCTCGAGCTACCAGTTCGGTCTTCTGCAGAGCGCCTTCATGGGAGGGGCGCTCATCGGAAACGGCCTGATAGCGATTAAATTCGGGAAGAAGGCAGGGAGGTACCTTTTCCACACCCTCCTCCTGGACGGGGTGATGATACTCGCCTTCACGTGGGCGATAAGTCCCCTCTCCGGCCTGGGGAGAAACGAGGCGTTCTTTTTCCTCGCGGGGATAAACATCCTATGGGGCAGCATAGAGGCCTTCATAGACGTGCCCATCAATTCGAAGATACAGCGCGCGATACCGAGCGAGCTCAGGGGCAGGGTTATGTCGGCAATGGCCGTCCTGATGCACCTCTCAAGCCCGCTCGGTCTGCTCGCCGTCGGGCCGCTCCTCGACAGATTCCCTGCCTGGGAGGTTACCGTGGCCATCTGGGCGGGCATGGCGGTTGTCGTCGCATATTTCTGGGCCAGGTATCGGGAGGTTCTGCTCAAGGAGCAGAAATACGGGGAAAGCGAAGAGGTTACTTGACTTCCTTCATCTTCCCCTCCCTCTTCTCAACGGCCCTTGCCATTATGAAGAGCAGGTCGCTGAGCCTGTTTAGGTAGACGAGAGCGTTTTGACCAAAGCCATAGTCGAGCACGAGCCTTGCAACGCTCCTCTCCGTTCTCCTGGCCACCGCGCGGCAGACATCGAGCTTGGCACTCGCGATGGTTGAACCCGGGAGGACGAAGGCCCTAAGCTGGACTTCTTCTTCATATTTATGAATAAGTCCTTCAAGCCATCTAACTTCCTCATCGCCAACTTTTGCGTACTTTCCCTTGCTCGCTATCTCCGCCATCAGGTCGTAGAGGTGAACCTGTATCCTCTCGAGAATCCCCGCCATCTCCTCGGGTACATAATGCTTGGCCTCCCCCAGGAAGCTGTCGAGCTCGTCTATGTTTCCGTTTGCCTCCATTATCGGCGAGTACTTTGCCACGCGGTCGCCGGTGAAGAGACCGGTTAGACCCTTATCCCCTGTTTTGGTTGTGATGGACATTTTAACCACCTCTTTAATTGGTATCTGCACGCTTTTTAGCCTTTATGGGTGTTGATGAACACCTTGGGTGATAATAGAGATCGACAATTTGTGGAAAAACTTATTTATACTCCAATGCCCTTCTTCTTTGGGTGGTCTATATGAAAAGATGGGCGTTGATAATAGCATTGATTTTGGTTTTGAGTTTGGTACCGGGATGGGCCATAAAGCCTGCGAATGCTGTTCAAGCCACGGTAGAATTGTCCCCAACGGATGATGCATACGTCAATGACGCAAGTCCGGACACAAATTATGGAACCGAGTCTCGTCTTTATGTGGGAACCTATTACAGTGATGGCTCCAATTATCGCTCCTACCTGAAGTTTGACCTCTCGGGACTTCCTGAGGGGGCTGTGATAACAAGTGCTCGTCTTTATGTGTACACCTATTATGGTGCCTATGGTACCCCTGTTAATATAAGCGTTTGTTCTGTGGACGATGATTCTTGGAGTGAAACCAGCATAACATGGAACACCAAGCCAAATCCAGGAACACTACTGGACAAAGACCTAGTTGGCACCGATGGCAAGCATTGGTCTGTATGGGACGTTACCTCTTTTGTCCAATCCGAGTTTAACAGCGACAAAATAGTGAGTTTTGTTTTAATGTCTGATGCGGAGGGTGACCTCACTGAACGTATAACCTATAATTCAAAAGAGACCACCTACAGTACCAAGCCGTATCTTGAGATAACATATGAAGTATCAGAGATTCCCACTGTATCCATCCAGGAGATACAGGGTGAGGCCTCTTCCTCGCCATACGCTGGCCAGGTCGTCAAAACAACCGGTGTTGTTACCTTCGTTGCATCATACGGCTTTGCGATTCAGAATGGCTCTGGCCCCTGGAGCGGCGTCTGGGTCTACACCAGGAGCACTCCCTCAGTTAATGTTGGAGACTACGTTAGTGTCCAGGCAATGGTTAAAGAATACGATGACTTCACAGAGATTAACTACGCGGATACCTCTAGTGATCAGAGGGCAATAGAGGTTCTTGGAACAGCGGAGGTTCCGGATCCGGTTGTTCTTCCAACTGGGAACGTCTCCCAGGAGCAGTGGGAGAGTGTTCTCGTCGAGGTTAGGGACGTTAGGGTCATTAATCCAGACCTCGGTCACGGCGAATGGGAGGTTGACGACGGAACCGGCCCGGTTAGGATAGACGACAAGCTCTACGATTACTCCCCTGGCCACCGCTCCAAGTATGTTTACATTAGGGGTATTGTGTGGTACTCCTATGGCAACTTCAAAATAGAACCCCGGGATTCCGGTGATATCGAGGTTTACAAACCTAACCCCAACGCCATCTCCTACGGCCTGACGATGTATTATAGCCGCCAGTACGATTCCAGGCTCTCAGACCTTGAGAATCTCTACGAGAACTTCACCAACACGGTCTCAGAGCTCGTCAGCTACGGGGTATCCTTCGACAGCGACGTCGCGGACAAGATTAACTGGGTAAACGACAGCATGTCTAAGGTTATGGAAGAGTACTCGCTCTACGAGCAGTTCAAGAACCGCGCTGATAAGACTGGGTTCTACCTCCCCGCCATGATACACCTGCGTAAGGCGCTGTTCCTTGGCGAGGATGTCAAGGAGGAAATCCAGTTCCTCCTGCCCCACCTTCAGAGGGCCTTGGAGGAAATAAAGGCCGCTCAGCAGATGCAAGAACCGGGAAATGAAACTGAAACCGGGGCAATCCCTGACAATGAGACCGCGGGAGTTCCAACCAACACAACCCAGAACGCCAGCCAGCAGACACCCGCCATGAACATTACCATAACGATCCCCAAGGTGCTTATCGATGCCTCCCATGGGCAGTACTACATTAACGAAGCCGGTGTCAGCTACCTCGTGGACAAGATACAGAGCGAGCTCGGCTGGGAGGTGGAGATAAACCAGCTCCCGCTCACATACGACCTACTCAAGGAGTACGACGTTGTGATACTCACCGACCCGAAGGACGACTTTACGCCCGCCGAGATTGAGAGCATCAAAAAGTACGTCGAGAACGGCGGAGGCCTGTTAATAGCGGGCGAATGGTACAAGTACGCCAACGTCGAGAACTTCAACGAGATCGTCGGTGACTATGGAATAACCTTCAACCCGGACGAGCTCATGGACGACGACCAGAACAGCGGCAGGCCTTACTATCCGTTCGTTGGAGTATACAACAAGGCACACCCGGTCATGAAGTTCGTGCCAGACGACTGGACGATGTACTACAACGGCAACACCCTCACAATAGGCGGCACCGCGGTGTGGCTCATCAAAGGCTACGACACCAGCTACTCAGTCGATGCCGACGGAAAGGTCGTCAGGATAAAGGGCACCAACCCGGTTATCGCGGCCGCCGTTGATCTTGGCACCGGCAGAATAGTTGCCTACGGCTCAAGCAAGGCCCTCAGCGACAGCTACAACTTCAAGTACATCAAGAGCAACTGGCCCTTCATCAAAGGTGCCCTCCTCTGGCTGGCTCACCAGGAGTGAGCCTCTTTTCTTCCCTTTCTGATTTTTCGCGTCGGCCTTCAGATTTCCTTCGGGGGCACCAGAATCCCAAACTCCGTTATGATGCCCCTAACGTACCGCCAGGAGGTAACGTCGAAGAGCATGTTTCTTACCCTGTAGCCCTGCCTCACGTAGGGCCTCTCGACGATTTCAACATCACCGGAGCTCAGCTCCGGATGGAGCTTGAAGCTCTCGGCGGCGACGTAGAAGGGAACACCGTTGTCGTGGCAGGCGAGGGCGAGGAGATAGGTTCCGGCCTTGTTCACCGCCGCCCCATCGCGGGTAACGTTGTCGGCACCGACCAGGGCGAGGGTGGCCTTCCTTGCGAAAAGACCGAGCTGTGCGTCAGTTATTACCTCGAATGGAACCCCTATGGAATCAAGCTCCCTCGCGAGGGCGATTCCCTCATAGTCGGGCGCGCTCTCGGTTAGGATGACCCTGAAGTGCTTTCCCTTCCTTCGTGCGGCCTTGAATATCTCAAGAACGGCCGAGGAGAATGAGTGTGTGATTACAACCTCGTTTTCGTCTATCAGCTCGCTCCCGATGTTGCCTATCTCGCGCTTCGCTTCCTCCCCGAGCCTGATGAACTCCTCGGCCTTCGTTCTCACCACGTCGGGGTCTCCGGTTATCGGAATGAACCTCGTGAGGTTGTAGAGCGAAGCCATCGTACCGTTGACGGCCGGGATTTCCCTCTTCATCTCCCTCAGGGCGCTCTCGAGCTCTTCCCCTTCAAGGAGTTCGGAGAGGACAAGGTACGCCTCGGCGCCCCTTCTGGCCAGCCAGCTGGCGCCTCTGATTCTCTCGGCCCTCATCTCCTCTATGATTGAACGAACCTCGGCAGGAAGCATGGGCAACACCTTGCGTTATTAGCCCGGAACGCGGTTAATTCGCCTTTTCCCTTATCAGCGTTTCGCTACCAGCCCTCCTCGAAGCGAACCCCCCGCTCCTCCATGAAAGCCTTGGCCCTCTCTATCTCATCCTCGCTCTCGCCGAAGATTATGATGCCGATGTACCTGCCGAAGCCCTTCGGCGATGAGTGTATCCTCACGCGGAACCTTTTGAGGGCCTCGATGAGAATCGGCGCCAGCTTGCTCTCGTCGGTTATCTCAGCCAACAGCTTTCTCTGGAGGAACTTCCTCTCGCCGAGGCGGGGGAGGACTTCCCGCTCAAGCATTGCCTTCATCTCGCGCGGCATCCCCGGAAGGACGAATATCCTGACCCCTTCGTGCTCGATGTACGCTCCTGGCGCCGCCCCCTCCCGGTTCTCAAGGGGTTCCGCACCTTCGGGCAGGTAGGCCATCTTCTTCCTTCCCTCGTTAAGCTCGGGGTCATCTATCAGACCCCTCTCGTAAAGCTCACGGTAGAACTCTTTGATCCTTTTAAGGCACGGTTCGCAGAGGACAAAATTTTTCCCCAGAGCCTCCGCAACGGCGAGCATCGTAACGTCGTCGTGGGTCGGCCCGAGGCCGCCGGAGATGACCAGAACCCCCGGATTCCTCGCGAGGATTTCCCGAACGGCGGTCTTTATCTCCTCGACGTCATCGCCAACGGTCGTCTTCCTCCTCACCCAGTAGCCCTTCTCGGTGAGCCTCTGAGCAATAAAGGCGGAATTGCTGTCCACGGTGTTCCCGGTGAGCAGTTCATCGCCTATCGTGAGTATCTCGGCGAACATCACAATCACCGGTAAACTTTCCGGCGGATTGGCTTATAACCCCAGCGGAAGTCCTTTGCACAAAAATGTAAAAATCTAGTACCATCAATAGCGGTTTTCACCACGAGTGAAAACAACGTTTAAGTATTTTATCGCGGTAAAATTCTCCGGTGGTAGCATGAAGGTGAAGGTTGGAGTCAATGGATACGGAACAATTGGAAAGCGCGTCGCCTACGCCGTAACGAAACAGGACGACATGGAGCTCACAGGTGTCACCAAGACGAAGCCGGACTTTGAGGCTTACCGCGCGAAGGAGCTTGGAATCCCCGTCTATGCAGCGAGCGAGGAGTTCCTCTCACGCTTCGAGAAGGCCGGCTTTGAAGTGGCCGGGACGCTCAGTGACCTCCTTGAGGAGGTTGATGTCATAGTCGACGCCACCCCCGGTGGAATGGGGGCCAAGAACAAGGTGCTCTACGAGAAGGCGGGGGTTAAGGCCATCTTCCAGGGCGGTGAGAAGGCCACCACTGCGGAGGTTTCTTTCGTGGCCCAGGCCAACTACGAGAAGGCCCTTGGGAAGGACTACGTCCGCGTCGTCTCCTGCAACACCACAGGTCTTACCAGAACCCTCTCGGCCATTCAGGAGTACATCGACTACGTCTACGCGGTCATGATTCGACGCGCGGCTGACCCGAACGACGCCAAGCGCGGCCCGGTGAATGCCATAACCCCGAGCGTTACCGTCCCGTCCCACCACGGCCCGGACGTTCAGACAGTTATTCCGATAAACATCGAGACCTCAGCCTTTGTCGTTCCAACTACGCTCATGCACGTTCACAGCATCATGGTCGAGCTGAAGAAGCCGGTCGAGGCCAAGGACGTCGTTGATATCTTCGAGAACACTACAAGGGTTCTCCTCTTCGAGAAGGAGAAGGGCTTCGACAGCACGGCCCAGCTCATAGAGCTCGCCCGCGACCTGCACCGCGAGTGGAACAACCTCTACGAAATAGCGGTCTGGAAGGAGAGCATCAGCGTTCGCGGAAACAGGCTCTTCTACATCCAGGCGGTTCACCAGGAGAGCGACGTGGTTCCGGAGAACATAGACGCGATAAGGGCCATGTTTGAGATGGCCGACAAGTGGGAGAGCATAAGGAAGACGAACGAAAGCTTAGGGATTTTGAAGTGACGCCGCAAGCCTTTTACATTTCTCCTCCTACTTCTTCCGGTGAATGCTGTGGAGTGCAGGGCATTTAAGGTGGATGCCTTTACCGACACGCCTCTTAAGGGAAATCCTGCGGCCGTTGTTCTCGACTGTCCGGAACTCGATAGGGAAACAATGCTAGCTATTGCGGGGGAGCTTAACCTCTCCGAAACGGCTTTCGTCTGGCCGGAGAAGGACGGCTTTCAGGTGAGGTTTTTCACCCCTGGGGATGAGATTCCCCTCTGCGGCCACGCCACGGTTGCGACGTTCTACCTGCTCTGGCGTCTTGGTCTGGCGGCTGAAGGCATCAACAAGATGTTCTCCAAGGCCGGAGAGATCGACGTCCTCATCAAGGACGGGAGGGTGTAGCTCAAGCAGCTGAAGCCGAAGGTAATTGGAGAGCTTGGTATTGAGGCCCTGAAGGAAATTCTCGGCACGGAAAACTTGGTCGGCCCAGCATT
The Thermococcus celericrescens genome window above contains:
- a CDS encoding phosphorylating glyceraldehyde-3-phosphate dehydrogenase; translated protein: MKVKVGVNGYGTIGKRVAYAVTKQDDMELTGVTKTKPDFEAYRAKELGIPVYAASEEFLSRFEKAGFEVAGTLSDLLEEVDVIVDATPGGMGAKNKVLYEKAGVKAIFQGGEKATTAEVSFVAQANYEKALGKDYVRVVSCNTTGLTRTLSAIQEYIDYVYAVMIRRAADPNDAKRGPVNAITPSVTVPSHHGPDVQTVIPINIETSAFVVPTTLMHVHSIMVELKKPVEAKDVVDIFENTTRVLLFEKEKGFDSTAQLIELARDLHREWNNLYEIAVWKESISVRGNRLFYIQAVHQESDVVPENIDAIRAMFEMADKWESIRKTNESLGILK
- a CDS encoding molybdopterin-binding protein, with the protein product MFAEILTIGDELLTGNTVDSNSAFIAQRLTEKGYWVRRKTTVGDDVEEIKTAVREILARNPGVLVISGGLGPTHDDVTMLAVAEALGKNFVLCEPCLKRIKEFYRELYERGLIDDPELNEGRKKMAYLPEGAEPLENREGAAPGAYIEHEGVRIFVLPGMPREMKAMLEREVLPRLGERKFLQRKLLAEITDESKLAPILIEALKRFRVRIHSSPKGFGRYIGIIIFGESEDEIERAKAFMEERGVRFEEGW
- a CDS encoding cob(I)yrinic acid a,c-diamide adenosyltransferase codes for the protein MSITTKTGDKGLTGLFTGDRVAKYSPIMEANGNIDELDSFLGEAKHYVPEEMAGILERIQVHLYDLMAEIASKGKYAKVGDEEVRWLEGLIHKYEEEVQLRAFVLPGSTIASAKLDVCRAVARRTERSVARLVLDYGFGQNALVYLNRLSDLLFIMARAVEKREGKMKEVK
- a CDS encoding MFS transporter; the protein is MSLNRNFWLFAVGRFISQLGWAVQDVALPLYVLDQTHSGSMMTVFILAEMIPVLIIMPFAGVVGDRYNRKHLMVGFDLARGALLFCVIAFDLLGIYQLLVVQVIMASMGAFFSAGTGAMFPDLVEPDELEKANSTVSSFTILARLVGPALGGFIYAVGGIKLAILINAVSFFGSGLFEILIRYEWRTKELESFSQVIEDLKEGIGFLRSNRYLSTLMFFALFMIALGQPFGAVIMPYSYREVLKFSSYQFGLLQSAFMGGALIGNGLIAIKFGKKAGRYLFHTLLLDGVMILAFTWAISPLSGLGRNEAFFFLAGINILWGSIEAFIDVPINSKIQRAIPSELRGRVMSAMAVLMHLSSPLGLLAVGPLLDRFPAWEVTVAIWAGMAVVVAYFWARYREVLLKEQKYGESEEVT
- a CDS encoding CBM96 family carbohydrate-binding protein, which translates into the protein MSPTDDAYVNDASPDTNYGTESRLYVGTYYSDGSNYRSYLKFDLSGLPEGAVITSARLYVYTYYGAYGTPVNISVCSVDDDSWSETSITWNTKPNPGTLLDKDLVGTDGKHWSVWDVTSFVQSEFNSDKIVSFVLMSDAEGDLTERITYNSKETTYSTKPYLEITYEVSEIPTVSIQEIQGEASSSPYAGQVVKTTGVVTFVASYGFAIQNGSGPWSGVWVYTRSTPSVNVGDYVSVQAMVKEYDDFTEINYADTSSDQRAIEVLGTAEVPDPVVLPTGNVSQEQWESVLVEVRDVRVINPDLGHGEWEVDDGTGPVRIDDKLYDYSPGHRSKYVYIRGIVWYSYGNFKIEPRDSGDIEVYKPNPNAISYGLTMYYSRQYDSRLSDLENLYENFTNTVSELVSYGVSFDSDVADKINWVNDSMSKVMEEYSLYEQFKNRADKTGFYLPAMIHLRKALFLGEDVKEEIQFLLPHLQRALEEIKAAQQMQEPGNETETGAIPDNETAGVPTNTTQNASQQTPAMNITITIPKVLIDASHGQYYINEAGVSYLVDKIQSELGWEVEINQLPLTYDLLKEYDVVILTDPKDDFTPAEIESIKKYVENGGGLLIAGEWYKYANVENFNEIVGDYGITFNPDELMDDDQNSGRPYYPFVGVYNKAHPVMKFVPDDWTMYYNGNTLTIGGTAVWLIKGYDTSYSVDADGKVVRIKGTNPVIAAAVDLGTGRIVAYGSSKALSDSYNFKYIKSNWPFIKGALLWLAHQE
- a CDS encoding translation initiation factor eIF-2B alpha/beta/delta subunit family protein (eIF-2BA; catalyzes the binding of GTP to IF2) — translated: MLPAEVRSIIEEMRAERIRGASWLARRGAEAYLVLSELLEGEELESALREMKREIPAVNGTMASLYNLTRFIPITGDPDVVRTKAEEFIRLGEEAKREIGNIGSELIDENEVVITHSFSSAVLEIFKAARRKGKHFRVILTESAPDYEGIALARELDSIGVPFEVITDAQLGLFARKATLALVGADNVTRDGAAVNKAGTYLLALACHDNGVPFYVAAESFKLHPELSSGDVEIVERPYVRQGYRVRNMLFDVTSWRYVRGIITEFGILVPPKEI